From a single Candidatus Woesearchaeota archaeon genomic region:
- a CDS encoding AbrB/MazE/SpoVT family DNA-binding domain-containing protein, producing the protein MKKCSECKNKMVELEDKTPEGFSYTYHKCNSCGEEILNMNQLHQVANKYRAMKKYRVKLTKWGLSYGIRIPKELMNEYDFGDEVSLVAEKKGLLIVP; encoded by the coding sequence ATGAAAAAATGTTCAGAATGTAAAAATAAAATGGTTGAATTAGAAGATAAAACACCAGAAGGATTTAGTTATACCTATCATAAATGTAACTCTTGTGGAGAGGAAATACTGAATATGAACCAACTGCATCAAGTTGCAAATAAATATCGTGCCATGAAGAAATATCGTGTAAAATTAACTAAATGGGGTTTAAGTTATGGCATTAGAATACCAAAAGAATTAATGAACGAATATGATTTTGGCGATGAAGTTTCATTAGTAGCAGAGAAAAAAGGCTTATTAATTGTTCCATAA
- a CDS encoding ATP-binding protein, producing MHQYAVFGGYPEPLIKKIDYKEYLLTLFNSILYKDIVKRYNLRATKELEDLVTYLLSSIASEYSYHKLSKLTKISTTTIQKYLSYMEETFIFFSVNRFSYKVKQQLSTNKKYIVMIMDSYMQRLSVYHRI from the coding sequence TTGCATCAATACGCAGTTTTTGGCGGTTACCCTGAACCACTGATTAAGAAAATAGATTATAAAGAATATCTTTTAACGTTATTTAATTCCATATTGTACAAAGATATTGTAAAAAGGTATAACCTACGAGCAACAAAAGAATTAGAAGATCTTGTCACTTATTTATTATCTAGTATTGCATCTGAATATTCCTATCATAAATTATCAAAATTGACTAAGATAAGCACGACTACTATTCAAAAATACCTTAGTTATATGGAAGAAACATTTATTTTTTTCAGTGTGAATAGATTTTCTTATAAAGTTAAACAGCAATTATCAACAAATAAAAAATATATTGTTATGATAATGGATTCATATATGCAAAGGCTTTCAGTATATCACCGAATATAG
- a CDS encoding ATP-binding protein, which produces MYCYDNGFIYAKAFSISPNIGKLYENIVAYELKKKELSNQLQFFSWKNVQQEEVDFIIKEGTKITQLIQVCSDLNNGKTKEREIRALLKASKELDCNNLMIITSDYEGEEEKQWFDFHGNIKFIPLYKWLISNN; this is translated from the coding sequence ATATATTGTTATGATAATGGATTCATATATGCAAAGGCTTTCAGTATATCACCGAATATAGGTAAACTGTACGAAAATATAGTTGCCTACGAATTAAAGAAAAAAGAACTCTCTAACCAATTACAATTCTTTTCGTGGAAAAATGTTCAGCAGGAAGAAGTAGATTTTATTATAAAAGAAGGAACAAAGATAACGCAATTAATACAAGTATGCTCCGATCTTAATAATGGAAAAACAAAGGAACGTGAAATACGCGCTTTATTAAAAGCTTCAAAAGAATTAGACTGCAACAATCTGATGATAATAACTTCAGATTATGAAGGTGAAGAAGAAAAACAATGGTTTGATTTTCATGGAAACATTAAATTTATTCCGTTATATAAATGGTTGATCTCAAATAATTAA
- a CDS encoding nucleotidyltransferase domain-containing protein, with product MITKDNNFKVMELFFKYPQKSFHIRELARLTGLSATGIIKIVKRLKKENLLVSHKTDTTEEISPNTDANFFHMKRLYNIYSLYDVGLIEMLKKYYEYPKAIILFGSYVNGTDSEKSDIDIAIFASQKEIPDITEFEKKLARKINIHVLTVENISREFKNSLANGITLEGFVELI from the coding sequence ATGATAACAAAAGACAACAACTTCAAGGTAATGGAACTTTTTTTTAAGTATCCGCAAAAATCGTTTCATATTCGTGAGCTTGCTCGTTTAACAGGATTATCAGCAACAGGTATTATTAAAATAGTAAAGAGACTAAAGAAAGAAAATTTGCTAGTGTCGCATAAAACAGATACTACTGAAGAAATCAGTCCTAATACAGACGCAAATTTCTTTCATATGAAGCGGTTATATAATATTTATTCATTATATGATGTAGGATTGATAGAAATGCTCAAAAAATATTATGAATATCCGAAAGCAATTATATTGTTTGGCAGCTACGTAAATGGCACTGATAGTGAAAAAAGTGATATTGATATTGCAATATTTGCATCTCAAAAAGAGATTCCAGATATAACAGAATTTGAAAAAAAACTTGCAAGAAAAATAAACATTCATGTTTTAACTGTTGAAAATATCAGCAGAGAATTCAAAAATTCGCTTGCCAATGGAATAACCTTAGAAGGATTTGTTGAGTTGATATGA
- a CDS encoding class I SAM-dependent methyltransferase, with translation MKSINIGDEWSKVSSELEQEVAKLKSYDTTLLSVLGVIKGKKILDYGSGPGILASVLCREGADVYAYDISEEMRQQTGQKIGHGNVYATKEAIPDTHFDVTICNLVVCIVTDDEVRTIAKTAAEKTKDDGTIYIGFCNPLIYDCPESRLDIRHQTEHNYHENHVYRKTKKEGNYDILEMHRPLSWYEALFREAGLEAVQTHFTPAYEFRGRTIQDFAIVELKISVNGVKREK, from the coding sequence ATGAAATCAATAAACATTGGCGATGAATGGAGTAAAGTATCATCTGAACTTGAGCAAGAAGTTGCTAAATTAAAGTCGTATGATACAACATTGCTCAGCGTACTTGGGGTCATCAAAGGAAAGAAGATATTAGATTATGGTTCTGGTCCTGGAATTTTAGCGAGCGTGCTATGCAGAGAAGGCGCTGATGTTTATGCTTATGATATCTCTGAAGAAATGCGACAACAGACTGGACAAAAGATAGGACATGGAAATGTGTATGCAACAAAAGAGGCAATACCTGATACTCATTTTGATGTTACGATATGTAATTTAGTGGTATGCATTGTAACTGATGATGAAGTAAGAACTATTGCAAAAACTGCTGCTGAAAAAACAAAAGATGACGGAACAATCTATATTGGATTTTGCAATCCGCTTATTTATGATTGTCCTGAATCGCGGCTTGATATTCGTCATCAAACAGAACATAATTATCATGAAAATCATGTTTATCGAAAGACGAAGAAAGAAGGCAATTATGATATTTTAGAAATGCACAGGCCACTTTCGTGGTATGAAGCACTTTTTCGAGAAGCTGGATTGGAAGCAGTACAAACACATTTCACACCAGCGTATGAATTTAGAGGAAGAACAATACAGGATTTTGCGATTGTTGAATTAAAAATATCTGTTAATGGTGTTAAGAGGGAGAAGTAA